The window aaaagcaaataaaaaatatccaaacttttctttaaaaaaaaaattggggggggagggggggcgaAGGGTGGGGCTGGGGGCGGCGagggtgggaggaggagaagggggGCTGGTGAGTTTTTTTGGATTAAGTTGGGatctttttgtattttataaaagattaagaagtttgaaaaaaatacattttggacCTAATCTTCTTAATCCTAAATGTAATTGGGTTTTGATTTGATGCGGTCCCCACAAGTTACTTATACTAATTTCACAACTAAAATGTAACCTTTAGTTAAATCTTCCTAGTAACCCACTAGACCATTATCCATTTTGGATCTTCTCTATTAGTTCTATTTTTTTAACACATGCAGTTGGCATAATATTAGGGTAATTATTTTAGTTAGACGCTTATAAAGTGAAGGGAATAAGTAACATACTAGGAGTATTAATTAACATGATTAAACATTAGTATATAAGGGTTGAGTTTGAATGAATTTAGTAACTTTTGCTTAGATCATTAATTTATATTATAACTTCtataaaatatgtataaatattttatttcGAACCTTGATTTAGCTTAAATGGAATAGTGAGGATTCATGCAACAGACCTTAACTTGTTTGCTATTGGGGTGTGGTGTAGTAATAGAAATTTATGTTACTATTGATAATCAATTGCGATGATAGTAATTAAAATGAGTTCTCGTACCACCAAAGGGTTGTTGTAAACTGAGGCAAATCTAGAATTTCTAGAACATTAGTGCACCACTAAAAATAAGaatgaaaaatatatattaagTGTGAATTGGTCCCTAATCCTCTAGGTAAACAATTCAACATTCGACCAAGTGCAccctttaggggtcgtttggtagatagtcgaaattatctcgggattataatcccgggactaatttatcccatctattgggattattttataccatctaaaagatgttataaaataatctcagtataagtgggataagaaggtataagctgggatatgaATTCTAGCAGAtaatattataccaattttaaaaaatatatatacataaaatacagCTTTACGGAAAGACCATGGGTTCACGTGCCCCAAATTTAGACTATAAAATCGCCCATGGTTGCGAAATGGATATTATCCCTCTATCTTTAACCAAAGTCTCAAATTCAATTAAGGCTCCCATGTGGTACCAGATACCAAAATGAGAAACTAAAATAGTCAAGCTATAATTCGATTTCAAATTTAGAACCCATTATCTTTAAATACCAAAATGAGAAACTAAATTTGTGTACACCAGTAAGCCTCCTAGTTGCAGTCTTTTGACGGAAGCACTCCATAAGTTAATCTCAAGTATAGTTGCTATATTTCTAGCACTAGTTACATTTATTAATAATTAGTTTGGATGATTTtgctaattttaaaaaattaagagatataaATCATAGTATTTCATATTTGTTTGGAAAAGTGCGTTTCAACAATCAAAATCTTAGATCACTCTACACAGTTAAAACAAAATACTTTAAAATTTTAGACCATAGTTTTTTTTAGTCTCAATTGAGTCATTAGTATCCGTACACATATGCTGACGCGTGTCCCCATAAAACGCGGTTTCATTTCCCCTCTCTATTTATTCCCCGTTTTCCTCACcattttctcctctcaaacctcAAAAAAAATCTTCCATATCCATCTCTCAATTTTCTTAAGTCTTTTTCTAACTTTAATCTTATCGGATAAACATGATATAACATCCATTTTTGAGCTGAAAATCACTCAGTTTTATCAACTTTTAACAGGAGTTCTAgtgaaaaaaattgatttttttttgttagaTTCGTATCTAATCTTTAAAACAGCTTCTGGGTCTTTCTCAAACTTCATTTTCCTCTTAAAAACATGTTATAGACATCCATTTTAAGCTTAAAAACACTCAGTTTCATCAATCTTTAACAGAGTTCTAGTGAAAAACTCgaggaaaaaaaaatagtttcatcTTTAATCCTTGAAACAGCTTGTGGGTCTTTTTCAAACCTCATTTTCCTCTCATATCATTTTGAGTTTAAAAACAGTCAGTTTCATCAATCTTTAACAAAGTTTCATAAAaaattgaacttttttttttttaagtaacaaTGACGTCTTCTGATAATTTAATGACAATGGAGCAATGGTTTTTTCGTTCTACCTTTAATGAACCTTGGTTTCCAGATACGTCTGCTAAAGAAACCGAAGCCTTAACAAAAGTGCTTCAACAAAAATCATCATTTTCCGTTGATGACGTCATGCCTACGGTGGAAATGACGTCATCCCCGTTTATTCAGACACCGACTGTTTCCGGCGGGTCGGAAAACGAGACCGCCGTGTCTAAACGGCGGAGCAACGGCGGCGTCAGCAACAAAAAGATCGTTAAGCGTAAGCCACGCGCTTCAAAGCGCGCGTTGACTACGTACATAACTGCTGACGTGGATAGTTTTAGACAGATGGTGCAGGAGGTGACCGGTGCGAAATTTGGTGGGAACGGACACGTGGCGGTTTGTTCTGTTTTGAAACCGGAGCCTAGACGACCGGTTGACCGGGTACAGCAAGTTAGCTGTTTACCTACACTTGACACGTCAGCTTTTTTACTGGACCCCACTTCGTCGTTTATGCAACCACCAACACACGCGCCGCCGTCTGCGGTGGTTGGTGACGGTGGTTATTGTTTTGACTCTTTTTCGGGGTTTCCTACCCTTGAATCAGGAATGTAATGATGCTAATGTTAGTAGTACTAGtagttaaagtacttattttgtAATATTAGGGACTGTATTGTAATTTTATCTTTGTAGTTAagggaggggtaaaatgggaaaatcAGATCTGTTCATAGTTGTTGTAGCTTTGGGGATACAATGTTTCTGATGCTGAAATGAATCATTAGAAGAtgatgttttctttcttgattttgtttaattttgggGTAAACAAAGGGGAATGTGTATTGGTTGGTTGGTTTATTATTTATGTATGATGATGTTTCTTTAGTTTTTCAATTTCTCATTAGCAGTGTAAATGCTTTTCTTAAGCTCCAAGTTTGTTCTTTTTTGTTTCGCACTTGGCGTCTGGCACCTTTAGTCGTGAGTAATTTGAATTTGTGTCGCATAAGGTTAATTTGAGGAATGTACATTTTCTAtcaggatttttttttattcgcTTTTGGAGGACATCATACGTTTTCTATCAGGATTTTTTTGTTATTTAGCGAATGGTTCTAGACATTTTGTCGTTTTCAGAGCTTGTCTCGTTGGTGTTTGACACTTGTTTTAGAGTTGCGAGTAATTTGAATTTGTTTCGCGTAAGGTTCGATCGATTTTTGTTATTTAGCGAATGGTTCTAGACTTTTTGTCGTTTTCAGAGCTTGTCTCGTTGGTGTTGGACACTTGTTTTAGAGTTGTGAGTAATTTGAATTTGTTTCGCGTAAGGTTCATCGAAGGATGTATACTTCTATCAGGATTCTTTAAATTACGATAAAGATTACTAAACACTGAATgagagcccaaaaaaaaaaaactcaaaacacATCTTATGAATTTTTGAAATTCAAAATCTTGAAAACAAGTAGTAGTAAGTTAATTACAACAAGGTACACTAAAGTAGTCCCACTTGTATtaaatatcaatatcaatataccgAGCAAAGTTTTTTAGAGTAAGATGGGAAAAGGTGTTAAGCCCATCTGATAATCTGATctataaaatcatttttttttatgtttcttATAATAATATTTGCTAGTATGTCCTGGCAACTTGTATAGAGAATAATGTTATTGTTCTTGATTTGGGATACCTTTTTTAATGTTCTTGGAGAATTAAAACAAGAACTATAGCTGCAATTCTTTACCCAAGTCATGTGGAAAAAACTAAAATAATAACACTATGACATATTTAGATTAGGTTGACTTTAGGTCTAGAGTTCCTGAAGATGTATCCATATATTATTATGCATGATATCCCGTGGGGTCTGTGTTTGTGTCATCTACTAATCTTAATTTTATTAGAACATcaatgagttgtttatgaagtaTTTGCAATTGAAATTTCAGTATATTGTCTTTATTGTTGGACTTGGTCATTGAGCTCTAACCACCAAGTCACATAAAATAGAATTTCCTCAATCATTTCTTAATTGGAGAATTTAGCGAAGGTTAACGGAAATTTCCATTTTTAATATTCTTCTCTTTGGTTTTTATTTAAGTATATTCGGCGTTCACAACCCACTAGCCCGACTAATTTGAATTTATGTCGTAGCTGAGATGAAACTAAAATTTGAAGCTTATAGATTTTGAATTCTAATTCATTTGAGTTACTAactctaaattaataatttgtacatatgtTGATAAGATTTAGATGAAATTATTAGGTTTAGCTGAACCTATAACTCATATTCTAGCTATACCTTGCATGTTGGGTATGGCAACTAGGGGAGGAAAAATACTTTCAATCGAGAGAGAGGTTCTCTGTTTTCAGGACTCGAATTCAAAAGTTCTAGGGATTTAAATAATCGAGCAAGCTCTTGGAGGTCCTTTTCTAATTTTCTTGTTTGGGAAGtttttatttctttatattttattACTAGTATATGTTAATGGAGGATTAAAAAAGGCTATTAAACAAGAATAATAGCTGCAAATGTTTACCCTAGTCAAAGGGTTACTGCATGGAGACAGGAATAATATTCTGACATGTTAGGTTTCTTTGCATACCAAGGTTGACTTAGGGTCTAGATTATATGAGATCTTTTGGCATATTTATTCTTTAATAAATAAGAAtaattaattgtttataaatttatgCTAATTGAAAATTAAAGTACATTGTCTTTACTGTTGGACTTGGTCATGGAGCTGACCTCCAAGACTTGCAagaaaaataatgataataaatataaatggaaatgACATAGGCATGAAGGACTGTTGACATATTCAAACTAAGTTACTAATTTTGTAACATAGCTAATTCTGTACCAGCACAAGGATTGTTAGTGGTTCATCTCGCAAGAGATTTGTTGTAAAACTTATCTTAGGCAGAtttaacattaaaaaaaaaaaaaagattaacaaTGAAACGAGAGAAGAAAGTTAACGACCGTATAAAACGAGATAAAAAAATTCAAAGATTGAGAAGCCTTTTGGTTTATAACTCAAGGGGATAAGCTTTGGAAAAGGATTAGTAATTctggaataaaataaaaaaattacacaTTTACCCTTCTCGAAAGCTTTtgttcaaaactttttttaagaaGTAGTACAAtgttaatatttgaaaagaaattttatccttacttctcaGTTTAAACCAAATACATGTCTTATATTATATCCTGTAAGTTTTATCTTTAGTCTCAAAAATCAAACACATATTTTATATTATAGtacatattttatttttaatccaATGAACAAAATATCTATTAATAAAAGTATATATATCACtaaattatttttgttattaactAATTCTCATATTATGGTCCCCTCATTATATCACCGGTAGAACTTGTTCATAAACCAAGCGACCTTTTTAAAAATACAAAGAACAAGGACTAGAAATAGTACTCTTTTTTGGATTCTTACTCAGTATATAATATtctctctgtcccaaaaagattatcgtttttctatatttagaaataatttaactttatgagatgatttatagtcacacaaatatctaaggtttattttggaccacacattttaaaagtttttttttattttttaaattttgtgtcaagtcaaaaaaaaaaaaaaaaaattgggacggaaggagtatctGCTTTTGACATTcgttttttaaattttgtgtcaagtcaaaaaaaaaaaaaaaaattgggacggaaggagtatctGCTTTTGACATTCGGCTAATCTCTAAAATCAACATTTATTTGAAATTGATAGGTATTTGAAACAAATAGAGCAAGGATTGCAAAGAAGTTGATGACCACCTAACCGGCCATCTTGATTGATGCACTAAATGTCGAATTTGTTTGAGGGTTTCAATAAATCATATAGTCAAATAAAAGTTGCTGTACTTGATCGTACTGTCCTTCTATTTTGAATTGACTCGTCTCCCTTTGAATTATATTTTATATAAATAGTCCATCAGAATTATTGTTTACTTTTTTAGTCCATATACATAGATTATAggcctagagcccgtttggattgacttataagttgcctataagctattttcaatttttttgagtgtttagctggtcaatttaaagtcattttgtgcttaaaataagctcaaaaaaataattaggcttatttgacttagcttatctaaagcagcttataagctgaaaataacttataagccaaaaaaaaaattagattactccaacttattttttttagcttataaactgtttgcagcttataggcataagcccatccaaacaggctcgtAGATTATATTGTGATTACATGTGGTTATTCACATATTATATGAAATTTTACTTTTACGTGATCAGGCGGATGACTATTCAAATTAATTCTTCTTTTTAATATATGGCTCAATTagaaaatatttgattttttatCTGATAAGATGCATTTATTCATCAGTGAAACATCACTTTGGACATAAAATGTCCTCCAAGTTTTCATTTTTTGGAATAAGTATTTTGGCATAATTAAAGAAATATTTATTATTGCATATTAAATTGTGGTTTTTATAGGATTTCATAAATTTTAAATCACGAATCCGTCTTTAACAAGAACAAAGTCCAGTAATTTGCATTTTAAACTTGAAAATTCCCTTATTAGTTTCTTAATATTctgcttctctttttttttaccCCTCCCATTTAGAGTagtggtagtagtagtagtactattttttcctttcttttattCATCTTTTCTTCAGTTTAACCTTTGAAGTAAAGAAAAAACACCAGAAATCTTTGGGGACCAAAATGGGTAAAATCACGTGGCAGTATGGTTGGGAACCAAACAGAAAAATTAATTTGGGTTGTTTGTTGACTTAAGACTTTAAGGCCCACTTTGGAGTTGTCTGTTAGAAGAGCAATGACGTGTCCTCAGGTCAATTTTCAATCACCATCCAATTATTAAATGACTTTTTTGGCAGTTTGTAAGTCAAGCATGATGTCATGATTATTACAGCATGATGCTATAATTTGTGTTTTGTGTGGTGAACAATTCTTTATATAGCCCTTCCTATGTAAAGTAAACTGAGAAGAGGAAAATGAACCACGAATGATTTTGGTGGATGTTCAAGTATAGAAAATGAATTTACTTGAGAGGAAGCTTGTTTTCTTTAATAGGTCTTATGCAGAGAGAATCCCGGCCAATTACTTGATGCTTCAAAGCAGATACTAAATACCGTgcgaaaactaatataaaaagaaacaacaacaacatactcagtgtaatttcacaagtgagtttggggagggtagagtgtaccagaccttacccctactttccaggtagggaggctgtttccaaaAAACCCTCGGCGCAAGAAAAAGTAGGCCAAAAGGTCAGATAAGAATTGACGAAAGTAAAGAAGCCATGACACAATACTATAAATAAGCATTGTGAAGAAAAGAAACATGAGGCTCagtacccgcaagggtggcttaGTTAgctgagcatggggctttcataatggagatctcaggttcgaaaccccctgcctacaatAGTAGGTTATTTgtcttctgggtcgagctcggcgcacggggcttgcctagtgctgattatctctcctgtgtggtttgcgagctattacaCAGGAGCTGGTTTACCCTTGCGCACCCGAAGAATAGCGATTGCGGGTTcacatgtcataaaaaaaaaaatcgtctgATTCAGTTTGTTTGATCTATTTCCTTTTCTATTTGTTTAAAAAAGAATAATATATTCTCATAGATGTATATGGAGTGATATTGGACCGACTTATGTTATACAAAATTACAAAATTAGAGGATACAGGTGTGGATATTGGATTGAATAGACCACACCTTTATGACTTGTTGAATTAGTAGAGATTTAACACAACGTTAATTCAAATTAAGTCGGTTTGATTGATGTTTTAGCATCTCCATAATTCAGTACATGACCTTGAAAAGGACATGCCTTCATTTGATTACTACTCTCTTCCTCCCACTTTGTAATGCACTTTCACTAAGCACATAtttaaaataagaaaaacaaagTTTTATAACTTATACTAGTTTACAACAAGTAATAGATATTTATGTGATCATAAATCATCACACTAAAAGTAAAACACAAAGTTTAAAGCTAAATCGTTTTTAGATATATAAATATCATTCTTTTAAAGACAGACTAAAATGAAAAATGcatcacataaattaagacggGGAAAATAATTTATTAGGGGTGATTGAACTTATGTGAAGTTTCCACTGAAGAGAAGTTTTAAGACCAAGAAAAAAGTTTGTGTTCAACCCGTTTATTCTGCTATTCATGTATTGCTTCTTTAGATAGCGGCTTCTGTATCCTCTTGAGCTTTTAAGTACATTTTCAAGTGTTGATCCAGAATTGCTATTAATGTAATATCCACCAACTCTCCTATGATCATATCCAGCATCACTTTTTATATGGGATCCTCTTAAGGGTTGAGGGCCACTCACTATCCCTTTAAATATGAACTTCAGTTGACTTATAGCATCTCTAGTCGAGTAATAATAGCTCGTTTCATTTCAAAATGGTATAACGTTATATATGTAATGCCTGTTTGAACAAAAGGGTAGTTCGGTGCATGAAGCATCCTGCATATATACAAGTAGGATTTAAAAAAGAATCGCATAACAAGAAGGTGTATTGTAGGCTGCTCGATCCCGTGACCTATAAATCACACAAGGTTAACCCAAAAGCTTGTCTGAATAGTTCGTGAATTTTCTGTTCAAAAGCATAGAACCAAGTTGGGTAATTTGGGATGAAGCTAAGTTGTTTGGATACTGAATGATCCCCACGTACGCTTGGGTAATTTGAACCAAGTGACGTGGTTGCTAATGAAAGTTCCCCACGCTAGGGTGTGAATTCAGTTTCTTATTTCACTTCCCCTTCCCTAATCCCCCAACATaatagagattaaaaaaaaaaaaaaaagagagaaaatttcACAAGTAGCTATAGTTTACAACGTAATTACGAAACGTAGTTACAGTTTGCGTATTTACGATTCACATCTACAGTTATGTTTTAGGAAGTAGCGAACTAACGATACAATGTACCCGCGCGCAAGCGAAATACATAGATACAAGATCAACTTACATACACTCCAATATACTTCACAATCATCATCCCAAAAACGCAATACATACAATTTATGTACATACAAACATACACTTGTATATTACTGTATTTTATTGTATCACGCTTTTATTGTATGATATACACTTGTATCATCACCATAAACCGCCTACCCACCACCAAAAATCACTTGTATGTCATTTTATTTTGTTGTATGACACTTGTATTTTTGTGAGATACAGGTCTATCACTATATCTCGTTTTCACAGATGGTGTTTTTTCCTTTTGATACCCTTTCTTTATGATAATCATCTCTACAGCCCCATAGCACGTGCTCCCCGCCTCCCCTTAAATCCACCATTCCAAATTAAAACCCTTTCTGCTTTTTTCCCTCAACCTTTTCAGCCGCTATACATGTTCCATTTGCCGGATCTTTGCTGTGAAATTGTAAGTGATATTTCCCATTATGTTTATCAATGTGTTTTCAATAGCTTTGGTTACGTGATATTAATGTCCTGTTGATTTCTAGTGGATTGAAATTGTTAAATCATAAGTAATAATTTGTTTTTAATGAGTAACAATATTGATCTGAAAATGCGAACACTAATTACagggggtcatttgcacgatgGTCCTtaaaaggcactggtctttaatatttgtccctcaaattgttggtctataatttttttccttcgcctaataccctgaGTTTCTGAGTTCGAATTCCtgctcaatttaaaaaaaaaaaaaaaagtgaatttcgCAAGCTAGAAGTTTATAGCAAAATTAGacttattcgggcaaaagttaggccttaaggcaaacttttacccaaaattaggccttaaggcaaatcTCTGTCTTAAGGCTTAACTTTTGTCCAAAATTAGGCTTATTCGGGCAAAGGTTAGGCCTTAAAAAAAACTTTCGCCCAAACTCTGCCTTATAAAGTgccaaaactctgtcttgcgatttatttttttacattttttattgAGCGAGAGATTCGAACCTGAAATCCATGAGTTTTTaggcaaaggacaaaaattaaagaccaacaatttgagggccaaaaattaaaggccaatgCTTTTGAAGGacattccgcacaaaaaaatgtacAACAGTGGAGATGGTGGAAACCGATTGCGCCAATTTCGCCGGCGTTGACGAGCTAAAGAAGAAACTGGCTCTAGGGCCAAGAACAAAGATGAATACGCCGGATATGCTACAAAACCCAAAATGTAGCTATGTATCGCGATTTTTTAACTATAGTTATGCATGTATCGTATATACAGTCCATATGTTTGCCAACCGACCAGATTTTTTCATTAAAAGGCTCATTTGAATAGTCTATGAATTTTTTGCCCCCATTACTAAATGCTTAACGTGAAGTTATGTGagggaaaataaaatataagtcaCTTCTTTTTCAATTTCCCACAGGATGACCGGTACCCGCTTTTTGCCAGACTTTCAAGTATTTCAAAATATGTAGAGACAACAGTGGAAACGCTAAGCAGGCCTCAGCTCATTATACTTTTGAGCTAAGATATTGAGACATGGTAGCTCCTTGGTAGGCCAGACTAAAGAAGCAGGACGACTAATAGAGACTAGGATTTAATTAGACAGAAAGGGGAAGCATTAAGTTTAAACCTTCTCTCTTACATAACAATCCAATCTGGTATACAACGACAGACAAGCGGTAAGATGAACGG is drawn from Lycium barbarum isolate Lr01 chromosome 8, ASM1917538v2, whole genome shotgun sequence and contains these coding sequences:
- the LOC132607321 gene encoding calmodulin-binding protein 25-like, which translates into the protein MTSSDNLMTMEQWFFRSTFNEPWFPDTSAKETEALTKVLQQKSSFSVDDVMPTVEMTSSPFIQTPTVSGGSENETAVSKRRSNGGVSNKKIVKRKPRASKRALTTYITADVDSFRQMVQEVTGAKFGGNGHVAVCSVLKPEPRRPVDRVQQVSCLPTLDTSAFLLDPTSSFMQPPTHAPPSAVVGDGGYCFDSFSGFPTLESGM